The genomic interval CTCAGGCCATCCTGAATCAATCTGTTTGTTCAGTTTGTCTCTCCACATAGACTGCTTGGAAAtatattagataatttttttacaGATGGTACACAGTGTGTGGAGCTGAATAGAGAACAGGATCCTAAAGAGGGAAACCACCCAGTGACCAGTTATAGAGCAGCCTGGTGTGTGGACATCCCAGGAAGAAGATTGAAGGTCGTGATGCAGGAAACAGGGATGGGAGCCAGGATGCAGCTCCTAGTGGAGCATATGTTTAGCCTGCACAAGGCCTTGGGCTgcaggggaaaaggaagagaggaaggaagaaaaagtaaaagaaggaagaaagaaggaacacaAAGAATGACGTGAGCACAGTGAGAAGCTGAGGTCTCAGAGTTCATATGCTATAAAATGGAGGATGCGAACGGCTCTCGTCTCTAAGGGGAGTGTTTCACTGATGTCAAAAGACTCATGGgcatttctttagaaaaagacaagaaaaactaTGTGTTGTGCtgttgtttgaaaataatttattcttaaggGCTGGGGAGCTCGCTCAGTGATGGTGAGTGCCTGCCTGGTGTGCAcgaggcctgggttccattcccagcactaggagaaaaagagaaaagaaggaaaaaaaaaaaagaaagaatcccaCTAACATCCATcccaagaatggaatcctaactagaataagatatatgcCATGTTGgtgaaattatatcaaaatgaattctgctgtcatatataaccaaaaaaaaatagaaaaatttatacCTTAAGGTCATGTTGTCCCATGATATGATATGAGTGGGAAATTCCAAATGCCTTAAACTGAAGGGTAGGGATAGGTTTGGGAAAGTAGGAAGTGACCAATGAATACCAATTTGAGAGACCACAAAATACAGAAACCCTAGTAAAACAATTACTTTAATTGTACAGGGAAATTGATTCCAAAGCAATGGAGATTACAATAAAAGgatcaacattttattatctcCTCTGGTTAAAGAATAATGGTTTTAGGCTCCAAAACTTGGAGCCTTGAACTCACAGGTGACTCTACTGGGGTGGACCAACAGGTCCCTTTCCAGGTGTCCTCCAAAGGAGTCTTCTCAGAGCACTCTTgatgtccttgttcctcagactgtagatgaaggggttcagcatgggggtgaccacactGTACATCACTGAGGCTGTTGCAGTAGAGTGTGAGTTTTGGGACACAGCAGAACTGAGGTACACACCTAGGCTTGTGCCATAAAATAAGGAGACCACGGAGAGGTGagatgcacaggtggagaaggctttgtacttgcccTGAGCTGATGAGATTGCACGGATGGAGGACACAATCTTGCAGTAAGAGTAAAGGATACCAGTGAGGGGGACACTTCCCAGCAAGATAACAGCAAAATATAGCACCGCCTCATTGAGAAAGGTGTCAGAGCAGGCATGCTGAAACAACTGTTTAAGTTCACAGAAAAAATGGGGGATTTCCAAGTTCGAACAAAAGGACAATCGCAACACCATCAAGCTATGTAATAAGGAATTCAGGGCACTGGTGATCCAGGATGCCAGCGTCAGCAAGCCACAGAGATATGGGTTCAGGATAACCATGTAGTGCAGGGagtgacagatggccacatacctgtcataggccatcacagcgAGGAGGAAGTTGTCCAACactataaataatgtaaaaaaataaatctgtatgaTGCAGCCTTCATATCTTATggccttgctctgtgtctggatgttcaccagcatctttggGACAGTGCTGGAGGTGAAGCAGATGtccacaaaggacaggttggagaggaagaagtacatgggcgtgtgcaggtgggagtctgagatggtggccagaatgatgagcaggttccccagcacagtaatcaggtacatggacaggaacagcCCAAAGATGAGGGGCTGCAGTTCTGGGTCCTCTGAAATTCCCTGGagaagaaattctgaaatttttgtgtcattttttgaTTCCATGTGCTGTACGTAAttactaaaaaagagaaaaatgtcatgaCTAATTTTTGTACTTGGTTGTCCACAGGACATTCCCTGTGTCATCTCTGACTCAGAATTCAAGTCTCTCTCTTGAAGGATTTATAAATACTACATATTCAATAATTTTAGTAAGCATTTTTCATGCCTTGCAGGAATGCACACAGAGATCCCCCATATTCCTGGTACTGTCTAGCCAATGTGGACGGTTGCTGAATTATGAATATCCCTATGATTCAGTAATGCCAAAAAAGTATGTCAATTGTTTTTCACATTGGAactagattattttaaatgtttcaccaTAAAGGAACGCTACATGTTTTTGGAGAATTATTTGAACATTATAAATCACCTACATATATTAAGACCTCACAAGGCACACCACAAGTGTGCACGATTTTcacatatcatttaaaaatggaaaataaatgatcCTATAATATATTAGATGGTTATAATTGCAATGTAGGAAACATAGGAAAGTAAAAAGGAGAGTAGATGAGGTCATGTTTTTATATGGGTCCTGGCAAGACAAGATGGTATTTGAACACACACCTCAAACAACAGCAGGGAAACTACAAGGTTAACTGCAGAAGCAGGTGTATAGCAGAAGAGTTCAGAAgcacaaaggccctgaggctggTGCTAGCTGCACATGTCAGTATTCACAAGGGAGCCACTGGCAGCCAGAACGAGAAagagggagatggaggagagGTTGTGTCTAAGGAAGGTGAGGAAGGTGTACTCCCTAAGACAGTTGAAATTTGAAGACTGTCAAAATGCACAGGGTCACTTTCCATGTATTGCCCCTAGTACTTTTGTTTTAACCTGCTTTATTGTAGTGTAgttacattgtatacatatatgacaTGCAATCTGGTGAGTGCAGATATATGCAAATCCTGGTGGTCCCATCACTACAATGAAAGTCAGAGACACATCCATCTCCTCCCATGGCatgcctttgtttttctgtttcttctgagGTGAGAATACTGAAAATGAGATCTGTCCCCATAACAAATTGTCAAGTGCAGAATATCACTTGCTAGCCCTAGGCACTAAGTTGCATAGCACAGGTCTGGACATTAGACATTTACATAACTGTCACTTGACATCTGTAATCCCCTACCCAtactttcctctccttccctgctGGACACCACTGTTCTGCTTCAAGCATCAGAGTTTGACATGATTTGAA from Urocitellus parryii isolate mUroPar1 chromosome 3, mUroPar1.hap1, whole genome shotgun sequence carries:
- the LOC144253849 gene encoding olfactory receptor 7A40-like gives rise to the protein MESKNDTKISEFLLQGISEDPELQPLIFGLFLSMYLITVLGNLLIILATISDSHLHTPMYFFLSNLSFVDICFTSSTVPKMLVNIQTQSKAIRYEGCIIQIYFFTLFIVLDNFLLAVMAYDRYVAICHSLHYMVILNPYLCGLLTLASWITSALNSLLHSLMVLRLSFCSNLEIPHFFCELKQLFQHACSDTFLNEAVLYFAVILLGSVPLTGILYSYCKIVSSIRAISSAQGKYKAFSTCASHLSVVSLFYGTSLGVYLSSAVSQNSHSTATASVMYSVVTPMLNPFIYSLRNKDIKSALRRLLWRTPGKGPVGPPQ